The genomic region TCAATAAACCCATAGCTATAGAAAGGCACCATTGAACCGATCTGGGATAAGTACGCCACTTTGTGTTAAAGAAGTAAAACTTTGCAGCACCCATAGATAGATCACTTTATAATAAACCTCTTGCTTTGATTTCAAGATATTTGTTAATCGTATTTACAGTGAGGTGTTGTGGTTCTGTAAGAATAGTTTGGATACCATATTTGTTCAACTCATTAACTATGAGTTTCTTTTCATAGATAAACTTTTCTGCGATGGTTTTATCAAATATCTCACGAGTCGTATCTACTTCTTCAGTCAGCATTTCTTTAAGTTCTGTGTTCTCAAAGAATATAATCACCAATAAATGATTTTTTGCAATGGCTTGTAAATAGGGTAATTGTCTATGTAAAGCATCTAGTGTTTCAAAGTTTGTATACAATAGGAGTAAACTACGATTTGTAATCTTGCGTTTTACGTCTATATATAATCTGGAGAAATCACTTTCTTTAAAATCTGTATCAACATTATAAAGCGTCTCGAGAATAAGATTCATTTGCGAGGCTCTTTTTTGAGCTACCACCTGATTAGATATGCGGTCTGAAAAGCCAAACATACCAGCCTTGTCACCTTTTTTTAAGGCTATATTACTGATTACTAAGGTTGCATTAATGGCATAATCAATCAATTTCATACCTTCAAAAGGCATTTTCATCACACGTCCTTTATCAATAACAGAATAGACCGGTTGTGATTTTTCATCTTGATATTGATTAAGCATTAATTGCCCACGTTTTGCACTGGCTTTCCAGTTGATATTGCGCACATCATCGCCTGGCACATAGTCTTTAATTTGCTCAAATTCCATGGTGTGCCCTATCCTACGTATTTTTTTCATTCCGTAGTCTTTGAGTTTATTGGTAAAAGCCATCAACTCATACTTACGCATTTGTAAAAAAGAAGGATATGTAGGCGCCATAGCGTCTGCATCAAAAAGATAACGCCGTTCTATAAAACTTAAAAAACTGGATACGTAAACATTTAAAGACCCAAAGTGATACTCACCGCGTTCTACAGGTCTCACTGTATAATTAAACTCTCTAGACTTACCTGACTCAATAGTTGTGTCTATAACAAAGTCTCGCTTCTGGAACTGAACAGGTAATTCATCAATAATTTTAATAGCAATTTTATAAGGATATTGATTTGCAATAGCAATATTTATAGGGTTATCGTCTCCATTTGATAATTTATCTGGAATATTACGTTTTGCTTTAATTCCTTTTTTAAGTCGATATACTAATATAACATCGAGAATAGTAAGTGCAATAAACAGATAAAACGCAAACTTTAAATAACTGAAAATAGCCGGAAATAAAAAAGAGACTATCAATAGTATCACTAGCCCAATAAGCACCTGAAAAAAGCGCTTTGAGAAATAAATACTCTTATAAAATTTATGGAGTTTCTTTTTCACTATCTAGGAATCTCTATAGTTTCTAGAATTTGTGCAACAGCACGATCTGCTGTAAAGCCTTCCATCTCTCTTTCTGGTGTTAAAATAATTCTGTGACACATTACAGATTTTGCGATATATTTAATATCATCTGGTGTCACAAAATCACGTCCCATTAAGGCAGCATATGCTTTAGAGCCATTCATTATAGCTATAGAAGCACGTGGTGAGGCACCTAGATAAAGATTTGCATTGTTACGGGTATTCAATACAATTTCAGCAATGTATTTTATCAAATTATCCTCAATAATAATTTCTTTGATGATTGATTGATATTTTTTAATCGTTGCTGCGGTTAAGACACCTTCAATTAACGTTTCTGGATCTTCATTTTTTCTAGCATGGTTACCTTCTAATATTTTAATCTCTTCTGCTAGATTAGGATAGTCTACATTAATTTTGAATAGAAATCGGTCTAATTGTGCTTCTGGTAATCGATACGTACCTTCTTGTTCAACAGGATTTTGAGTAGCAAATACTAAGAAAGGTGATTCTAGATTATATTCATGTCCATCAATAGTTACCTGACGTTCAGCCATCGCTTCAAAAAGTGCAGCTTGAGTTTTTGCTGGTGCACGATTGATCTCATCTATAAGTATGATGTTAGAAAATATAGGTCCTGCCTTAAACTCAAACTCATTATTTTTCATACTAAAAACACTCGTTCCTAAAATGTCGCTAGGCATTAAATCAGGTGTAAATTGAATACGAGAAAAACCTATTTGCATGGTTTTGGCTAGTAATTTTGCTGTGACCGTTTTTGCTACACCTGGCACACCTTCTATTAAAGAATGTCCATTTGCTAGAATAGATACTATTAATAAATCAATCATCTCTTCTTGACCTACTATCACTTTACCTAACTGATTTTTTATCTTAACCACTGCGGCAGATAGCTCTGTTAGATCTAATCTATTCTTAAATGCTAATCCATCTTTATGTGAATCTTCTTCAACACTAGATGGATCTGAAACAACGGCAGAAGTATCTAATTCTTCTATAGGAGATTGTATAAACTGTTCTTGTGCTGCCTCATGTAAAGGTTCAGAATTATTATCTTGTG from Nonlabens arenilitoris harbors:
- a CDS encoding DUF58 domain-containing protein, yielding MGLVILLIVSFLFPAIFSYLKFAFYLFIALTILDVILVYRLKKGIKAKRNIPDKLSNGDDNPINIAIANQYPYKIAIKIIDELPVQFQKRDFVIDTTIESGKSREFNYTVRPVERGEYHFGSLNVYVSSFLSFIERRYLFDADAMAPTYPSFLQMRKYELMAFTNKLKDYGMKKIRRIGHTMEFEQIKDYVPGDDVRNINWKASAKRGQLMLNQYQDEKSQPVYSVIDKGRVMKMPFEGMKLIDYAINATLVISNIALKKGDKAGMFGFSDRISNQVVAQKRASQMNLILETLYNVDTDFKESDFSRLYIDVKRKITNRSLLLLYTNFETLDALHRQLPYLQAIAKNHLLVIIFFENTELKEMLTEEVDTTREIFDKTIAEKFIYEKKLIVNELNKYGIQTILTEPQHLTVNTINKYLEIKARGLL
- a CDS encoding AAA family ATPase, with amino-acid sequence MEENKDQLQPQDNNSEPLHEAAQEQFIQSPIEELDTSAVVSDPSSVEEDSHKDGLAFKNRLDLTELSAAVVKIKNQLGKVIVGQEEMIDLLIVSILANGHSLIEGVPGVAKTVTAKLLAKTMQIGFSRIQFTPDLMPSDILGTSVFSMKNNEFEFKAGPIFSNIILIDEINRAPAKTQAALFEAMAERQVTIDGHEYNLESPFLVFATQNPVEQEGTYRLPEAQLDRFLFKINVDYPNLAEEIKILEGNHARKNEDPETLIEGVLTAATIKKYQSIIKEIIIEDNLIKYIAEIVLNTRNNANLYLGASPRASIAIMNGSKAYAALMGRDFVTPDDIKYIAKSVMCHRIILTPEREMEGFTADRAVAQILETIEIPR